In the Campylobacter lari genome, ATGATTCCATTATGTATTACGCAAGAGTATTGTCCTAAATGTGGATGAGCGTTTATTTCAGTTGGTTTTCCATGAGTTGCCCAACGTGTATGACCTATAGCAAGCCCAAAGCCATCACTATTAAAATTAGCAGTTTTATTAGCTAAATTTTCTAATTTTCCAACCGCTTTAAAAAAGTCTAATTCCCCATCTTTCATTACTGCTATACCAGCACTATCATAACCTCTATACTCAAGCTCTTTTAAGCCTTCTAATATGATTTTTTTCTTTTCTTTAGTTCCTATATAACCTACTATTCCACACATCTTTTACTCGCTTATTAGTGATTTAAGAATTTGATCTTTATGATCTTGCAAGCTTTCATTTTTATGCAAAATCAAAACATTTCGCGTTCTTTCTTTTATGGTTTGAATTTTTGCTGCGCTTAAGATAATATCATATCTTACAAGCACATCCATCACATAAGCCATTAAACCTTTTTGATCTTTTGTGTTTAAGGTTATTTTGGCATAGTTTTTGGAGTAATTCATATCTAATTTTAATTCATCTTTTTTAATGTTTGGTTTTTTTGCCTTTTTTTGTACTTTTAAATGTAATTTAGAATTTAGTAAATTTTCTAAACTTTGCTTTTGAGTATCGCTTACTATATCTGAATATTCAAATTTCAAATAAACTTTTTCATCAAATAATTCAAAAAAACTCATAAAGATTAAATTTAAAGAACTTAAAGTATTGAGTATATTTTCAAGATTGTTTTTTCTATTCATTATAAGCTCTAGAGTAAAATTATCTTGATTATCAAGCCAAAAAGTAAAATTTTCTTTTTGTGCAATTTGTGCTATTTTAATGATTTTTTCAAAACTATTTTTTATAAAAAATAGATTGGATTTAATATGAGTGATATTATCTTGAGTTTGTTCATCAAGATCTAAAAAAGCCTTACTTCTTTTTAGAGTTTGTTCTTTTTTTACTCTTCTTTGACTCTCATCAATTAAATTTTCATCCTCAAAGCCTTCTAACGCATTTTGGAATAATCTTTCTAAACTTTTATAATAAAAATGATTTTCTATACCCAAAGCTTTAGCATTGCAAAAAGATAAAAGATGTAAGGTTTTTAAGGTATTTATATCATTTAATTTGGAAATAAAATTTAAAACAATAGTAGAATTATAAATATCCTCTTTCTCTATAATGTCTTTAAAAGAGTTAAAATTTTTATATAATCTTAAGCCAAGATCTAGAAGTTCATTATCAATTTGGAATTTTCCTACATAAGCTCTGTAAATATTTGCTAAAGAAATTTCATTTTCTTCATGAATAGCGCTTAAAAGTATAGTGAGTTTTATTATTAAAAGTGTATTTTCATCAAAGTCATAATCTTTTTCTTCAAAGTATTTTAAGCAAAGTAATACTCTATCTAACGCGCTATAAATACCTTCTTCTTCGAGTAAAAATTTACTTTGAGTAAGAGGTTTGCAAAAATCTTTTAAAATATTAGCATCAGCAAGAAGTTTTAAAAGAGTAAAAGAATGCCTTCTTTCTAAAATTTTCTTGAATAATTCTAAATTTTCATCTTTGTTTTCTGCTCTTTTTAGTGCAAAAATGAGTTTAATATCAAAATTATAATCTTTATCATCTAATTTTAAAAGTTGGTTTAATATCGAGTTTAGGTTTTCACTTTTGCTAGAATAAGTAAAAAAGCTATCTTGTGTTTCATAAAGCTTGCTATCTTTGTAGTGTTTTTCTTGGATGCACCTTGCTAAAAATTGCGTATAAATTCCGCAAGTTTGCATGCATTGCATAGCTTTTTGAATAAGTATAGATTTAAGATCTAAATTTTTCTTTTCTTTTTTTTGCATCAAGTTAGCAAGTTCTTGTGAATTTTGTATTAAAAACAAATTGGTATTTTTACCTTCTAAAAGATTCATTGCGCATTTAAGTGAAAATAAAAAATCACTCGCAAGCTTAAATTCACTTAATTCTTTTTCGTTGATAAAATTAAGCATATAGTTTTTAGGAGAATCTTTAAATAATATACTTAGGTTTTCTATATCAAGTTGCTCATCTAAACCACCAAAATTTTTATTAATATCAAATTCTTGCTTGATTAAAGGTTGATGATATGGGTTGAACTCTTGCAAGATTTTCAAAGCAAATTCTTCTTTTAACTCATCTTGAGCTTGAGAAATTTTTTCTTTGATTTGTTTGAATAAAATTTTAGAACCGCAAATATAACGATATTGTAAAATATTTTGTTTTAACTCATTTTTAGCTATATTGTAAAGTCCATTTATTTCACAAATTTGATAATTGATATTTAAATTAATATCATTTAAAGAAGCAATAAATGCTTTCATTAAAGGCTTGATATTATAAGCTTTTATATCTTTATAAATAAGTAATAAATCAACATTTTCTTTTATACTTAAATTCATTTTAGCATATTGTTTAATAGCGATAATACAAAAAGGGAATTTATCATTATGTGGAAAATAATCATCAAAAAAATCATTTAAAACAAGCTCATAAACATCTTCTATAAAACGATCAATTTCTTTAGAGTGGTAAAAACTAAATGAACCTTGTTTTAAAAAAAGTCTAGAACAATAAGCTTCATAATCTTTTAAAGAATTTTTTAATTTTTGAATTTTTTGTATATTCATAACTTGATAATAATCCTTATTTAATTTTACTAGTATCATACCAAAAATACTTTGTATTAAATTTTAAGTAAGTTAAAATTATAATTGTAATTTAAATTTAAAAAATGGTAAGAATATGCAAACAATTATAGAAAAACTAGAAAATCAAGAAAGATTAAATGAAGAAGAAGCTAATAAGCTTTGGGATTTAGAGCTTTTTACTTTAGGTAAATATGCACAAAGAATTCGCACTAATTTGCATGGTAAAAAGGTTTATTTTAATATCAATCGCCATATTAACCCTACAAATATATGCGCAGATACTTGTAAATTTTGTGCTTTTTCAGCACACAGGAAAAATCCTAATCCTTATACTATGTCCCACGAAGAGATAATGAAAATAGTCGATGAAACAGTTTTAAGAGATACCAAAGAAATTCATATCGTTTCAGCGCACAATAAAAACACTTCATGGCAGTGGTATTTGGAGATTTTTAAAATGATTAAAGAAAAATATCCATTTTTACATATTAAAGCCCTAACTGCTGCTGAGATTGATTTTTTAAGCAGGGCTTTTAATATGAGCTATGAAGAAGTGATAGAAAAAATGCTTGAATATGGTGTTGATTCTATGCCAGGTGGTGGGGCTGAAATTTTTGATGAGGAAGTTAGAAAAAAAATTTGTCATGGTAAAGTAAGTAGTGAAAATTGGCTAAAAATTCATAAACTTTGGCATGAAAAAGGTAGACAAAGTAATGCCACAATGCTTTTTGGGCATATAGAAAGTAGAGAAAATAGAATTAATCATATGATAAGATTGAGAAATCTTCAAGATCAAACCGGTGGGTTTAATGCTTTCATTCCTTTGGTTTGGCAACAAGATAATAGTTTTATTACAGGTAAAAAACCACTTGGTTCGGTAGAAATTTTAAAAACCTTGGCTATTGCAAGGATAGTGCTTGATAATATTAAAAATATCAAAGCTTATTGGGCAACCATGGGTATAAATTTAGCTATGGTAGCTCAAGATTTTGGTGCAAATGATTTAGATGGTACTATAGAAAAAGAAAGTATACAAAGTGCAGGTGGTGCAAAAAGTTCAAATGGCTTGAGTTTAAAAACTTTTGTAGAAATGATTCAAAGCTCAGGTTATATAGCGATAGAACGTGATAGTTTGTATAATGAATTAAAAACTTATTAAGGATAAAAATGGATTTTTTTAAACTTAAAGAGCATAATAGTGATGTAAAAACTGAAATTTATGCAGGTGTTGCTACTTTTTTAGCAATGATTTATATTATACCAGTTAATGCAAATATTATGAGTAATTCAGGTATGCCACTAGAAGCTTTAATTGTTGCAACCGCTTTAGTGACTATTATAGCTACTACTTTTAGCGCTTTTTTCTCTAATACTCCTGTGGCTATGAGTGTGGGTATGGGGCTAAATGCGTATTTTACTTTTAGTGTGTGCAATACCTATCAAATTCCTTGGCAAAGCGCTTTGGGAGCTGTGTTTTTATCGGGTGTTATTTTTACTTTATTATCTTTTACTAATTTTAGGATTTGGGTGATAAAAAGCATACCAAATGATTTAAGAAAAGCTATATCAGCAGGTATTGGAACCTTTATAGCTTTTATGGGGCTTGTGCAAATGGGGATTATCACCAAAAGCGAAGCAACCTTAGTAGGTTTGGGTGATTTTTCAAACACTAAAGTACTTTTTGGATTATTTGGTTTATTTTTAGTTTTTGTTTTTTGGGCTTGGAGGATTAAAGCTGCGTTTATTTTAGCTGTTTTTGTAAGTGCTTTATGTGCTTGGATTTTTGGTATTGATGGAGCTAGGTTTCCAGAGCAACTTTTATCTTTACCAGTTATTAGTGGAGATAATGGTTTAAGCACTATATTTGGTAAGCTTGATATTAAAGGAGCTTTAGAGCTTAGTATGATTCCTATAGTACTTACTTTTTTTGTTACTCAGCTTTTTGATAGTGTGGGTACAATCACAGGTGTAGGCTCAAGAGGAAAAATCTTTGATGATCCAAAACAAGGTGAGAAAAAATTAGGTAAAACCTTAGGTGCTGATGCTGCTAGTTCGGCTATGGGTGCTGTTATTGGAACTTCTACTGTAACTGCTTTTGTAGAAAGCTCAGCAGGGGTAGAAGCAGGAGGTAGGACGGGGCTTACAGCTTTAGTTACTGCTATATGTTTTGTTTTTACTTTATTTTTACTGCCGGTGTTTAAAGCTATTCCTGCAAATTCTATTTATCCTATTTTGGTGCTTGTTGGAGTTTTGATGTTTATGGAAGTTGCAAATATTAATTTTAAAGATAAAGCTATAGCAGTGAGTGCATTTTTTATTATTATTATGATGCCACTGACTTACTCTATTACTACAGGTTTTGCTTTTGGATTTATTGCGTATTTATTTATGCGTATTATGCAAAAAGAATTTGATAAAATTAATCTTGGTATTATTGTATTAAGTGCGATTTCATTGCTAGTATTTTTATTACAATTTTTATAGGAAGTGATTATGTATTATTATGCTTATGAAGAATTTCAAAAAGAAATTATTCCTTTTACACGCAAAATTAAGGAAGAATTTAATCCTGATGTATTACTTGCCATTGCAAGAGGTGGTATGACTTTAGGTCATTTTTTAGCAGAAGGTATGGGAAATAGAAACTTATTTTCTTTAAATTCTATTCATTATGAAGATACACAAAAACTAGATACAATTAAAATTTTCAACATTCCTGATCTTAGTTCATATAAAAAAGTTCTTTTGGTGGATGATATTATAGATAGTGGTGAAACTATGATAGAAATCAAAAGAGTTTTAATGGAAAAATATCCTCATTTAGAACTTAAAGTAGCAAGTGTTTTTTACAAACCTTCAGCATTATTAATTCCTGAGTTTTATATAAAAGAAGCTAAAGAGTGGATTGACTTTTTTTGGAGTATTAAAATTTGATCTTTTCAAAAAAAAAAAAATACTATAATGACAATTTGTATTTCATTTTGAAAGGAAGGGACTTATGAGACTGACAAGAAGAAAGTTCTTAAAAGGACTCGCTGCTACTTCAGCTATTGCTTCGGTTAATCCTTTAATAGCTGCAAGCGAGGGAACTAAATTTTATGATACTAAAAAAATTCCTCATGCAACTCATTTTGGTGCTTTTTGGGCTGAAGTAAATTCAGAGGGAAAACTTGTAAAAGTTACACCACAACAATCTGACAAACATCCTTCTATTATCACTGATGCTATTATCGATAGAACTTATTCAGATACTAGAGTGAAATATCCTTGTGTTAGAAAAAGCTTTTTAGAAGGTAAAAAAAGACCTAAATTAAGAGGTAAAGAGCCTTTTGTAAGAGTAAGTTGGGAAAAAGCTTTAGAGCTTGTATTAGAAAAATTAAAAGAAACTCCTATTGAAAATTTATTTAATGCAAGTTATGGTGCTTGGGGGCATGTAGGTTTATTGCACAATTGTAATTCTGTTGCAGGAAGATTTTTCAATACCGCTTTAGGTGGTCACATTGGTACTGATGGTGAGTATAGCAATGGGGCTGCTGGTAAAGTAAATGCTAGTATAGTAGGGGATTTGGAAGTTTATTCATTACAAACTTCTCATGAGGTTATTTTAGAAAATACCCAAGTTTATGTTTTATGGGGAGCTGATCTTTATAAATGTAATCAAATTGACTTTAAAGTTGCAAATCGTGGCAATGATGAGTATTATAAAAAATACAGTAAATCAAATATCAAATTTATTAGTATTGATCCTCAATACACTCAAACAGCAGAAATTTTAAATGCTCAGTGGATTAAAATTCGTCCAAATACCGATGTAGCTTTAATGCTTGGTATGATGAATTATTTATATAAAAGTGGAAAATACGATAAAAAATTCATTGAAAAATATACCGATGGTTTTGACAAATTCTTACCTTATTTACTTGGAAAAACCGATGGTATTGATAAAACTCCAGCTTGGGCTGCAAATATTACCGGTGTTGAAGAAAAAGTTATTACTGTATTAGCAGATACTTTTGTGAAAAATAGAACTTTCTTAGCAGGTAACTGGGCTATGCAAAGAGCGCATCATGGTGAGCAAGCTGATTGGACTTTAATGGTTTTAGCTTCAATGATAGGTCAAGTAG is a window encoding:
- a CDS encoding phosphoribosyltransferase, with amino-acid sequence MYYYAYEEFQKEIIPFTRKIKEEFNPDVLLAIARGGMTLGHFLAEGMGNRNLFSLNSIHYEDTQKLDTIKIFNIPDLSSYKKVLLVDDIIDSGETMIEIKRVLMEKYPHLELKVASVFYKPSALLIPEFYIKEAKEWIDFFWSIKI
- a CDS encoding NCS2 family permease, with protein sequence MDFFKLKEHNSDVKTEIYAGVATFLAMIYIIPVNANIMSNSGMPLEALIVATALVTIIATTFSAFFSNTPVAMSVGMGLNAYFTFSVCNTYQIPWQSALGAVFLSGVIFTLLSFTNFRIWVIKSIPNDLRKAISAGIGTFIAFMGLVQMGIITKSEATLVGLGDFSNTKVLFGLFGLFLVFVFWAWRIKAAFILAVFVSALCAWIFGIDGARFPEQLLSLPVISGDNGLSTIFGKLDIKGALELSMIPIVLTFFVTQLFDSVGTITGVGSRGKIFDDPKQGEKKLGKTLGADAASSAMGAVIGTSTVTAFVESSAGVEAGGRTGLTALVTAICFVFTLFLLPVFKAIPANSIYPILVLVGVLMFMEVANINFKDKAIAVSAFFIIIMMPLTYSITTGFAFGFIAYLFMRIMQKEFDKINLGIIVLSAISLLVFLLQFL
- the mqnE gene encoding aminofutalosine synthase MqnE; its protein translation is MQTIIEKLENQERLNEEEANKLWDLELFTLGKYAQRIRTNLHGKKVYFNINRHINPTNICADTCKFCAFSAHRKNPNPYTMSHEEIMKIVDETVLRDTKEIHIVSAHNKNTSWQWYLEIFKMIKEKYPFLHIKALTAAEIDFLSRAFNMSYEEVIEKMLEYGVDSMPGGGAEIFDEEVRKKICHGKVSSENWLKIHKLWHEKGRQSNATMLFGHIESRENRINHMIRLRNLQDQTGGFNAFIPLVWQQDNSFITGKKPLGSVEILKTLAIARIVLDNIKNIKAYWATMGINLAMVAQDFGANDLDGTIEKESIQSAGGAKSSNGLSLKTFVEMIQSSGYIAIERDSLYNELKTY